The Chrysemys picta bellii isolate R12L10 chromosome 12, ASM1138683v2, whole genome shotgun sequence genome has a segment encoding these proteins:
- the LOC135974593 gene encoding olfactory receptor 14A16-like: protein MSNQTAVTEFLLLGFSDVRELQILHFVVFLALYLLSLVGNLLIFIAIALNHQLHTPMYFFLMNLSILDLGSISVTVPKSMANSLMNTRSISYSACVAQVFLFAFFASADFAILTIMAYDRYVAICQPLHYETVMNRRACVQMAASAWISVFLYSAVHTGNTFAISFCGGNMVDQFFCEIPQLLKLACSDSDLSEVGILVFSLCLTSSCFVFIIVSYVQIFTIVVRIPSEQGRHKAFSTCVPHLIVVSLFICIGTFAYLKLTFSSTSGLDLVVSVLYSVLPPMMNPIIYSMRNKELKGALSKLIGQRLFSKNKMSIFLLQ, encoded by the coding sequence atgtccaaccaaaccGCCGTGACCgaattccttctcctgggattctctgatgttcgggaactgcagattttacactttgtggtgtttctagcGCTTTACCTTTTATCGCTGGTTGGGAATCTTCTCATCTTCATAGCCATAGCGCTCAACCACcaacttcacacccccatgtacttcttcctgatgaatctgtccatcctagacctcggctccatctctgtcactgtccccaaatccatggccaattccctcatgaacaccagaTCAATTTCTTATTCTGCatgtgttgcccaagtctttCTCTTTGCCTTCTTTGCTTCAGCAGATTTTGCCATACTGACCATCATGGCGTATGACCGATATgttgccatctgccaaccactacACTATGAGACAGTGATGAACAgaagagcttgtgtccaaatggccgccagtgcctggatcagtgtTTTTCTCTACTCTGCAGTGCACACTGGAAACACGTTTGCGATatccttctgtggaggcaacatggtggatcagttcttctgtgaaatcccccagctcctcaagctcgcctgctctgactcagacctcagtgaagtcGGGATTCTCGTCTTTAGTTTGTGCTTAACCTCAAGctgctttgttttcataattgtgtcatatgttcagatcttcaccaTAGTggtgagaatcccctctgagcagggccggcataaagccttctccacctgcgtccctcacctcattgtggtctcatTGTTTATTTGCATAGGGACCTTTGCCTACTTGAAACTCACCTTCAGCTCAACTTCAGGTCTGGATCTAGTGGTGTCTGTTCTCTATTCTGTGTTGCCACCAATGATGAATccgatcatctacagcatgagaaACAAGGAGCTCAAAGGTGCACTGAGTAAACTGATAGGTCAGAGGTTATTCTCTAAGaataaaatgtccatatttctccTTCAGTAA